One window of the Bacillota bacterium genome contains the following:
- a CDS encoding LysR family transcriptional regulator yields MAQTTILIYNLNNGILRGGVRLHIDYISSFCRVVKVKSITKAARELHLSQPALSLQINCLETRFKTKLLERTNRGVNPTPAGEVLYRHGQRLLRVLNSLETELEKLNSPATDSLKIAASPTLGTYLLPATLCSYASKFPNHKFLLSIDNTETIIDSVLDGTTDIGILEGPLSDENNERFREGNLVLVLLGEDELILVSSQPDSCPPLNSIEELCNLPLILPVSGSGLRKTLEQELSRIGYPPDQLNILMELDNSNAIITAICSHNGIGLVPRMAVETQVASNQLHEVEQCLLQLQMPFYLFYQAELDKREILINLIEFLTLSF; encoded by the coding sequence ATGGCACAAACCACAATTTTGATATATAATCTAAATAACGGAATATTGAGGGGAGGGGTGCGGTTGCATATCGATTATATTTCGTCTTTTTGCAGGGTAGTGAAAGTGAAATCCATCACTAAAGCTGCCCGGGAGTTGCATCTCAGTCAACCGGCCCTGAGCTTGCAAATAAACTGTCTGGAAACTCGCTTTAAAACAAAATTGCTGGAACGCACCAATCGGGGTGTTAACCCCACTCCGGCCGGCGAAGTTTTGTACCGCCACGGTCAAAGACTGCTTCGGGTGCTTAATTCTTTGGAGACGGAGCTGGAGAAGTTGAACTCGCCAGCAACAGACAGCTTGAAAATTGCCGCATCGCCGACCTTAGGTACATACCTTCTTCCCGCTACTCTCTGCAGTTATGCCTCGAAGTTTCCTAATCATAAATTTTTACTCTCAATTGACAATACCGAAACAATCATTGACAGTGTTCTCGATGGAACAACCGACATTGGCATCCTGGAAGGCCCCCTCTCTGATGAAAATAATGAGCGTTTCCGCGAAGGGAATTTGGTGCTGGTGCTTCTGGGTGAAGATGAACTGATTTTGGTGAGTTCTCAACCAGATTCCTGCCCGCCTCTCAATTCAATTGAAGAGTTGTGCAATCTGCCGCTAATTTTGCCGGTGTCGGGGAGCGGACTTCGGAAAACGTTGGAACAAGAGCTGTCCCGCATTGGTTACCCCCCGGACCAGCTCAATATTTTAATGGAACTTGATAATAGCAACGCGATAATTACAGCTATTTGCAGCCACAACGGCATTGGATTGGTGCCGCGAATGGCTGTCGAAACTCAGGTTGCCAGCAATCAACTGCACGAAGTTGAACAGTGTCTGCTCCAGCTGCAAATGCCTTTCTACCTCTTTTACCAAGCAGAACTTGACAAACGCGAGATTCTGATAAACCTGATAGAATTTCTAACGCTCAGTTTTTAA
- a CDS encoding polyprenyl synthetase family protein, translating into MLGGKPMSYLDKQHLKLLKLPELTLVDYNLRRTVEDYGGLMTEITKHILSMGGKRIRPALVITAANIFGAPLNAKIQLATVAELIHTASLLHDDVIDDSNLRRGQPTANNIWGNSSSVLAGDYLFAQAFNILSNFHERQILSIFTDAIAEMCNGELRQSSGRHNLDIDLATYLRTITGKTASLIGAACETGALISPMPRELVPRLRNYGINLGCAYQIIDDICDYTLTEQQSGKPWANDIKHGVMTSPLIFWLEDGNTMDSLPTDFSGICNELKNSGALRRTRNLADNYLNQAMDQLDPLPECPAIDYLRTIVDFFKTQCQV; encoded by the coding sequence ATGTTGGGTGGAAAACCAATGTCTTATCTAGATAAACAACATCTAAAATTATTAAAACTTCCGGAACTAACCTTAGTTGATTACAATCTCCGGCGCACAGTTGAAGACTACGGTGGCCTGATGACTGAGATAACTAAGCATATCCTATCCATGGGTGGCAAGCGGATTCGCCCGGCACTTGTGATTACTGCAGCTAATATTTTTGGCGCTCCCTTAAATGCTAAAATTCAGCTGGCAACCGTTGCCGAACTAATCCATACTGCCTCGCTTCTCCATGACGATGTGATTGATGACTCGAATTTGCGCCGCGGCCAGCCAACGGCCAACAATATTTGGGGGAACTCCAGTTCAGTCCTGGCGGGTGATTATCTTTTCGCCCAGGCATTCAATATTCTTAGCAATTTCCATGAGCGCCAAATCCTGTCTATTTTTACCGACGCAATCGCGGAAATGTGTAATGGAGAATTGCGGCAGTCAAGTGGGCGTCACAATCTTGATATCGATCTTGCCACTTATTTGCGCACCATCACCGGAAAAACAGCCAGCCTGATTGGAGCAGCATGTGAAACCGGGGCGCTTATCAGTCCCATGCCCCGGGAATTGGTCCCCCGACTTCGAAACTATGGCATCAATCTGGGATGTGCATACCAGATAATTGACGACATCTGCGATTATACTTTGACCGAACAGCAATCCGGCAAACCCTGGGCCAATGATATCAAGCATGGCGTGATGACCTCGCCCCTGATTTTTTGGCTGGAGGATGGAAACACCATGGATAGCTTGCCAACCGACTTTTCCGGTATTTGCAATGAGCTCAAAAACTCCGGCGCTCTTAGGCGGACCAGGAACCTGGCAGACAACTACCTCAATCAGGCAATGGACCAACTGGACCCATTGCCCGAGTGCCCGGCCATTGACTATTTACGAACAATTGTCGATTTCTTTAAAACCCAATGCCAAGTTTAA
- a CDS encoding DUF2600 family protein, whose translation MSRIGRWKKMILQLMLQTFPAVRRRLRRYQSFLVPHTGPLATEAKNSIRDKEFHCLGGAVFAQAALPKHRNDVLDFIVAYQTISDYLDNLCDRCGITDQHIFRSLHLAMLDAVQLDSLPQHNYYSDFPWQDDGGYLQMLVSHCRQAIVKVPHYRNIESRVLTLAQLYIELQARKHQQRDLAVRDLERLYDLWRLAVPGLYWWEFAAVCGSTLGIFSLLAENRDPQSVYSAYLPWISGLHILLDYFIDQEEDKQYGDLNLVACYPDESRAVERISWFYLQSQKAAKGVANSSFHLRVIDGLLAMYLSDPKTAGHLNNQTAWIMQNSSAVARRLKCIAGLLRKLKYL comes from the coding sequence ATGTCAAGAATTGGACGGTGGAAAAAGATGATACTTCAACTGATGTTACAAACATTTCCGGCTGTCCGCCGACGTTTGCGGCGGTATCAAAGTTTTCTAGTACCCCACACTGGACCGCTAGCCACCGAGGCCAAAAACAGCATTCGGGACAAAGAATTCCATTGCCTGGGCGGTGCTGTATTTGCGCAAGCGGCGTTGCCCAAACACCGGAATGATGTTCTTGATTTCATTGTCGCTTATCAAACCATCAGCGATTACCTGGATAATTTATGTGACCGTTGCGGTATCACAGATCAACATATTTTCCGTAGCCTGCATTTGGCGATGCTGGACGCAGTGCAGCTTGATTCACTGCCCCAACACAATTATTACAGTGATTTTCCCTGGCAAGATGATGGCGGCTATTTGCAGATGTTGGTTAGCCACTGTCGCCAGGCAATTGTCAAGGTGCCCCATTATCGCAATATAGAGTCCAGGGTTTTGACTTTGGCGCAACTCTACATCGAATTGCAGGCCCGGAAGCACCAGCAAAGAGATCTGGCCGTGCGAGACTTAGAGCGGCTTTATGACTTGTGGCGGCTGGCAGTCCCTGGCCTATATTGGTGGGAGTTTGCCGCTGTTTGTGGTTCAACCCTAGGAATTTTCTCGCTGCTGGCCGAGAACCGAGACCCCCAGTCCGTTTACTCTGCCTACCTTCCCTGGATCAGCGGCCTGCATATTCTCCTGGACTATTTCATTGATCAGGAGGAGGATAAACAATATGGTGATTTAAATCTCGTTGCTTGTTATCCTGATGAATCCCGGGCTGTGGAACGAATTAGCTGGTTCTATCTACAAAGCCAGAAGGCCGCAAAAGGGGTAGCGAACTCAAGTTTTCACTTACGCGTAATTGACGGGTTGCTGGCCATGTATTTGTCCGATCCAAAAACCGCCGGGCACTTGAACAATCAGACGGCATGGATTATGCAGAACTCATCGGCTGTCGCCAGGCGACTCAAATGTATAGCCGGCTTGCTGCGCAAGCTTAAGTATCTTTAA
- a CDS encoding leucine--tRNA ligase, giving the protein MSYDFSAIEEKWQQYWKEQGFHRQTKSPDKEKFYALTMFPYPSGDLHIGHWYAMVPSDTRARYKRMRGYNVLFPMGFDAFGLPAENAAIKHNIHPYNWTIENIKRMRGQLRSMGAMFDWEREIITCDPEYYKWNQWLFIKLYEHGLAYKKNSPVDWCPTCNTTLAREQVVGEEKLCERCDTPVTKRELNQWFLKITDYAEELLDFSELNWPERIKVMQTNWIGRSEGVEFGIEIKGTGDKIAVFTTRIDTVFGVSFVVLAPEHPLVPKITSDQQKDVVTDYIAKSARQTEIERLSTKTEKDGVFTGAWAIHPFTGAELPIYIADYVLLSYGTGSVMAVPGHDQRDYDFAKRYNLPIPTVIKPFDGEPPAGEAYTGPGVLINSGEYTGLDNKVAAERLTHFLETQGLGGVKINYRLRDWLVSRQRYWGTPIPFVNCEHCGLVPVPESELPVLLPEDAEFRPTGESPLRFNENFLKTSCPQCNQPAERETDTMDTFFDSSWYQYRYVSPKEKTALFNQSDAEYWLPVDQYTGGVEHATMHLLYTRFFTKAMRDMGLLNFSEPMRSLFNQGIILGEDSEKMSKSRGNVVAPDDLVAEHGADTVRAYLMFMAPWELGGPWNSEGIGGISRFLNKVWRLAMGEQISTQKPQQTTEEELNRLINSTIKRVTEDMENFKFNTMLSALMEYTNQLVRWQGSKLATSPLWQQGIETLILLLAPVAPHLCEELWQQTGHQNSVHLQKWPVYDPNALVKNTIEIPVQVNGKLRGTITISPDINQEQAVEIAQKNSKINSHLQQKTIVKIIYVPKKLLNLVVK; this is encoded by the coding sequence ATGAGCTATGATTTCAGTGCAATCGAAGAAAAATGGCAACAATACTGGAAGGAACAAGGTTTTCATCGACAAACAAAGTCCCCAGACAAAGAAAAGTTCTATGCCCTGACCATGTTCCCGTATCCAAGCGGTGATCTGCACATCGGTCACTGGTATGCGATGGTGCCCTCCGATACCCGGGCCCGTTACAAACGCATGCGTGGATATAACGTCCTCTTCCCCATGGGATTTGACGCCTTTGGCCTGCCTGCGGAAAACGCCGCCATCAAGCACAACATCCACCCGTATAATTGGACCATCGAAAACATCAAGCGCATGCGTGGCCAGCTGCGCTCAATGGGAGCAATGTTTGACTGGGAACGGGAAATTATCACCTGCGATCCGGAATACTACAAATGGAACCAATGGTTGTTTATCAAACTATATGAGCATGGGCTGGCGTACAAAAAAAATTCCCCTGTGGATTGGTGCCCAACATGTAACACAACCCTTGCCCGCGAACAGGTCGTAGGGGAAGAGAAACTTTGTGAACGCTGTGACACTCCGGTCACCAAACGGGAACTGAACCAGTGGTTTTTGAAAATTACAGACTATGCCGAAGAATTGCTGGACTTCTCAGAACTAAATTGGCCGGAAAGAATTAAGGTCATGCAGACCAACTGGATTGGCCGCAGTGAGGGCGTCGAGTTCGGAATTGAAATCAAAGGAACCGGCGACAAAATCGCTGTGTTTACGACCCGTATCGATACAGTATTTGGTGTTTCATTTGTAGTTTTGGCGCCGGAACATCCTTTGGTGCCCAAAATAACCAGCGATCAACAAAAGGACGTGGTCACAGATTATATCGCCAAGAGCGCCCGCCAAACAGAAATTGAACGCCTAAGCACCAAAACAGAAAAAGACGGCGTATTTACCGGCGCCTGGGCCATTCATCCTTTCACCGGCGCCGAGCTCCCGATTTACATTGCTGACTATGTGTTGTTAAGCTATGGCACCGGTTCGGTTATGGCTGTGCCAGGGCATGATCAGCGAGATTATGATTTCGCAAAACGCTACAACCTGCCGATACCCACCGTAATTAAACCCTTCGACGGCGAGCCGCCGGCTGGCGAAGCTTATACCGGACCGGGCGTGTTAATCAATTCCGGGGAATACACCGGCCTCGACAACAAGGTTGCAGCCGAAAGACTGACCCATTTTTTAGAAACGCAGGGTTTGGGCGGAGTCAAAATCAATTATCGCCTGCGGGACTGGCTGGTCAGCCGTCAACGTTATTGGGGGACACCGATTCCCTTCGTCAATTGTGAACACTGCGGTTTGGTGCCGGTGCCGGAGTCTGAACTGCCGGTTTTGCTGCCCGAGGACGCTGAATTTCGGCCCACGGGCGAATCCCCGCTGCGTTTCAACGAAAATTTCCTGAAGACTTCTTGTCCCCAATGCAACCAACCGGCTGAGCGGGAAACAGATACGATGGACACCTTCTTTGATTCATCATGGTATCAGTACAGATATGTCAGCCCCAAGGAAAAAACGGCTCTATTTAATCAATCTGACGCGGAGTACTGGCTACCAGTTGACCAGTACACTGGCGGCGTTGAGCACGCGACCATGCACCTTTTATATACCCGTTTCTTTACAAAAGCGATGCGGGACATGGGTTTACTCAACTTTTCGGAACCGATGCGCTCCCTCTTTAACCAGGGAATTATTCTGGGGGAGGACTCTGAAAAAATGAGCAAATCTCGGGGCAATGTTGTCGCCCCCGATGACCTGGTGGCTGAGCACGGCGCTGATACTGTCCGTGCCTACCTGATGTTCATGGCCCCATGGGAATTGGGCGGTCCCTGGAACAGCGAGGGTATAGGTGGTATCTCCCGCTTTTTGAACAAAGTCTGGCGCTTGGCAATGGGAGAACAAATTTCCACCCAGAAACCCCAGCAAACCACTGAGGAAGAGCTAAACAGGTTAATCAATTCCACTATTAAACGTGTTACTGAAGATATGGAAAACTTTAAATTCAATACAATGCTGTCTGCACTAATGGAGTATACAAATCAATTGGTGCGATGGCAGGGATCAAAGCTGGCTACTTCTCCCCTGTGGCAACAGGGAATTGAGACACTGATCTTACTTTTGGCACCGGTTGCACCACACCTGTGCGAAGAATTGTGGCAGCAAACAGGCCATCAAAACAGTGTTCACCTTCAGAAATGGCCGGTATATGACCCCAATGCCCTGGTTAAAAATACCATTGAGATTCCAGTCCAAGTTAATGGCAAGCTGCGGGGCACAATCACAATTAGCCCGGATATCAATCAGGAACAAGCTGTGGAGATCGCCCAAAAAAATTCTAAGATTAACAGCCATTTGCAACAAAAAACAATCGTTAAAATAATTTATGTCCCGAAAAAACTGTTAAATCTGGTGGTAAAATAA
- a CDS encoding DUF1540 domain-containing protein: MRVDKTGNPISRVKCVVNTCRYYGNGNYCTASEIEIQPPNAHDTQETDCATFSPER, encoded by the coding sequence ATGCGGGTAGATAAAACTGGAAACCCTATTTCCCGAGTCAAGTGTGTAGTCAACACCTGTCGCTATTACGGTAATGGCAACTATTGTACTGCCTCCGAAATTGAAATTCAGCCCCCCAATGCCCACGATACTCAAGAAACTGATTGTGCAACATTCAGCCCCGAACGCTAA
- a CDS encoding TGS domain-containing protein codes for MPANLTPQYYEAEEAYKRASTPEDKLAALEEMLATIPKHKGTEKLQAEIKKRISKFKKEESKSKGGSRQEDPFLIESQGAGQVFILGFPNCGKSSLVQALTNAKTVVAEYPFSTPLPVPGMMAYEDTSVQLIDAPPFVAEGIPGNFTTALRNCDLLLMMLDLSDDDCADHLTAMLDFLQEKRILRDEEQKGVQFLTWKQLVVVGNKTDSPDAMERLNLLKELVPDCPEIIPISTTEGTNLELLREHLYQALAVIRVYTKKPGKKPDLDRPFVLPVGSTVSELAEYIHKDIAANLKSAKVWGSAKFDGQQVNHDYVLYDKDIVELND; via the coding sequence ATGCCTGCCAATTTAACACCACAATATTATGAAGCCGAAGAAGCATATAAAAGAGCATCTACTCCTGAAGACAAGCTGGCTGCCCTTGAAGAAATGTTGGCGACTATCCCTAAACATAAGGGCACTGAGAAGCTCCAGGCAGAGATAAAAAAGCGTATCTCAAAATTTAAAAAAGAAGAATCCAAATCAAAGGGAGGCAGTCGTCAGGAGGATCCGTTCCTTATTGAATCCCAGGGCGCCGGACAGGTGTTCATTCTTGGCTTTCCCAACTGTGGAAAATCCTCTTTGGTCCAGGCCCTGACCAACGCAAAAACCGTTGTCGCCGAATATCCATTTTCTACGCCGCTGCCAGTTCCGGGCATGATGGCCTATGAAGATACCAGCGTACAGCTTATTGATGCGCCGCCCTTTGTGGCAGAAGGAATCCCTGGGAATTTTACCACCGCCCTGCGTAATTGCGATTTGCTCTTGATGATGCTAGACCTTTCTGATGATGATTGTGCTGATCACCTGACGGCAATGTTGGACTTTCTCCAGGAAAAACGTATTCTTCGAGATGAGGAACAGAAAGGTGTGCAATTCCTCACCTGGAAACAACTGGTTGTTGTTGGCAACAAGACTGACAGTCCCGATGCGATGGAACGATTGAATTTGCTTAAGGAACTGGTGCCCGATTGCCCGGAAATAATTCCAATTTCAACCACCGAAGGAACCAATTTGGAGTTATTGCGGGAACATCTTTATCAAGCGCTTGCGGTTATACGTGTCTATACTAAAAAACCCGGCAAAAAACCTGATTTAGATCGTCCCTTTGTGCTGCCGGTTGGCAGCACCGTCAGCGAACTGGCCGAATATATTCATAAAGACATTGCAGCCAATTTAAAATCGGCAAAGGTATGGGGCTCAGCCAAGTTTGACGGACAACAGGTAAATCATGATTACGTCCTTTACGACAAAGACATAGTTGAATTAAACGATTAA
- the murG gene encoding undecaprenyldiphospho-muramoylpentapeptide beta-N-acetylglucosaminyltransferase — MPASKLKILITGGGTGGHVYPGLAIAKEIKALRPDAEILFVGSPRGIEQKVVPREGFPIEFVDVRYFVRKLSMQNLRTVLIAARAYLKAKKIIRRFQPAVVVGTGGYVSGPVVLAATKAKIPTLIQEQNAFPGLTTRLLAARVDKVAVSHKDAVKRIAKNATVVITGHPVRGQFFNVSRREGRENLQIKSKQRLVLVVGGSGGAEKLNQVILSAAERLLANPQVRIIHVTGKRYYQWACAELAKLGLPTETAERYQLVDFLHDIPFAMAASDLVISRSGGMIHEVAAVGRPALYIPSPNVTDDHQLHNARSMADAGAAILIEEKQLNADILYSEVSSLLTDDSRLESMAANSKKLGKPGAGQRIAKLVLELANK; from the coding sequence ATGCCAGCGTCAAAGTTGAAAATTTTAATTACCGGCGGCGGAACCGGGGGCCATGTCTATCCCGGGCTGGCAATCGCAAAAGAGATTAAAGCTCTGCGTCCCGATGCGGAAATCTTGTTTGTGGGCAGTCCCCGGGGCATAGAACAAAAAGTTGTGCCCCGAGAAGGGTTTCCCATAGAATTTGTCGATGTAAGGTACTTTGTTCGCAAATTATCAATGCAAAATCTGCGGACTGTGTTGATTGCGGCCAGGGCCTATCTCAAGGCAAAAAAAATTATCCGTAGGTTCCAGCCGGCAGTGGTTGTCGGCACAGGCGGGTATGTATCGGGGCCAGTTGTCCTTGCTGCCACCAAAGCGAAGATTCCCACATTAATTCAAGAACAAAATGCTTTTCCCGGTCTAACAACCCGTTTATTGGCCGCCCGGGTTGACAAGGTGGCGGTCAGTCACAAAGATGCAGTGAAACGCATCGCCAAAAATGCGACCGTGGTTATAACTGGTCATCCGGTGCGGGGACAGTTTTTCAATGTCTCCAGGCGGGAAGGCAGGGAAAACTTGCAAATTAAATCCAAGCAAAGGTTGGTATTAGTCGTGGGCGGCAGTGGCGGCGCCGAAAAACTAAACCAGGTAATCTTAAGCGCTGCTGAACGCCTCCTGGCCAATCCTCAGGTGCGAATTATTCACGTAACCGGCAAGCGCTATTACCAGTGGGCTTGCGCAGAATTGGCAAAACTCGGTTTACCGACGGAAACAGCAGAACGTTACCAACTGGTTGATTTTCTCCATGACATTCCCTTTGCGATGGCCGCAAGTGATTTGGTAATTTCCCGCTCCGGCGGGATGATTCATGAAGTTGCCGCTGTCGGCAGGCCGGCTTTGTACATACCGTCGCCAAACGTTACTGATGACCACCAATTACACAACGCCCGTTCGATGGCCGATGCTGGAGCCGCCATCCTAATTGAGGAGAAACAACTGAATGCGGATATCCTTTATTCTGAAGTTTCATCGCTGCTGACAGATGACTCGCGTCTGGAATCAATGGCTGCCAACAGTAAAAAGCTTGGTAAGCCAGGCGCCGGTCAAAGAATCGCCAAGCTAGTGCTGGAATTGGCGAATAAATAA
- a CDS encoding Nif3-like dinuclear metal center hexameric protein, protein MAIRLETVAKTLERLAPRELQAPWDNSGLQVGSKTWCANRVLLALDITPSVLDYALAKDYNLVISHHPLMFKAPKHIDPETALGKCISLALSEKIGIYSLHTNLDVVTDGVSEQLARELDVSVTGVLEPTGKLYKLAVFVPEDYLEQVREALGAAGAGHIGNYSHCTFTSPGTGTFMPHSGSSPFIGAVGKLETVREQRLEAVVTSHRLHSVLAAMIDAHPYEEVAHDVYPLENRGVVGFGRIGDLSVPRTLSTFAKECIARLNCSGIRVAGSLDKELRRAAVCGGSGGDFWRQALALGADVYVSGDISHHEALDAAAAGMAIIDVGHYQSERLILDFLQNHLLQEYPENLVCDCYPVDTDPFKIVAR, encoded by the coding sequence ATGGCTATCCGATTAGAAACAGTTGCCAAAACCCTCGAGCGCCTGGCGCCCAGGGAGTTGCAAGCTCCGTGGGATAATAGCGGTCTGCAGGTGGGCAGCAAAACTTGGTGTGCAAATCGAGTTTTACTCGCTTTGGATATAACCCCCTCGGTGTTGGATTACGCGCTGGCCAAAGACTACAATCTTGTTATCAGCCATCATCCTTTAATGTTTAAGGCGCCTAAGCACATTGACCCGGAGACTGCCCTGGGAAAATGTATAAGCTTGGCTTTGTCCGAAAAAATAGGTATTTACTCGCTTCATACCAATCTTGATGTTGTAACTGATGGAGTTTCTGAGCAGTTGGCGCGGGAATTGGATGTTTCAGTAACCGGGGTTTTGGAACCGACCGGAAAACTGTATAAGCTTGCTGTTTTTGTACCCGAAGACTACCTGGAACAAGTCCGGGAGGCCTTGGGAGCAGCAGGTGCTGGTCACATCGGCAATTACTCTCATTGCACGTTCACATCTCCCGGAACGGGTACATTTATGCCCCACTCTGGCAGCTCACCGTTTATCGGGGCGGTGGGTAAATTGGAAACGGTGCGCGAACAGCGACTGGAAGCAGTGGTTACCAGTCACCGGCTCCATTCGGTGCTGGCTGCGATGATTGACGCCCACCCGTATGAAGAAGTTGCCCATGATGTTTATCCCCTTGAAAACCGAGGTGTTGTCGGGTTCGGGCGTATTGGCGACTTAAGCGTACCGCGGACATTGTCAACCTTTGCCAAGGAATGCATAGCAAGGCTTAATTGCTCCGGTATACGAGTCGCCGGAAGCTTAGATAAAGAACTTCGCCGGGCAGCAGTTTGTGGAGGCAGTGGCGGAGACTTCTGGCGGCAAGCCCTGGCGCTAGGTGCAGATGTTTATGTATCAGGTGATATTTCCCATCATGAGGCCTTGGACGCTGCTGCAGCTGGAATGGCGATAATTGATGTCGGCCATTACCAGTCAGAACGTTTGATTCTGGATTTTCTCCAGAATCACTTGCTCCAGGAATACCCAGAAAACCTCGTCTGCGATTGTTATCCTGTTGATACAGATCCCTTTAAGATAGTGGCCAGATAA
- a CDS encoding SAM-dependent methyltransferase has translation MQLTPRLQAVADMVPAQSIVADIGTDHCYIPIYLHKQKITSRLIATDNKPGPLAAARNTLALFNLEKIIDLRLGEGLAPLEPSDAVSTVIIAGMGGETICSILASGRQLLTEHVYLIIQPMTNSQDVRVWLAENGFHFVQEELVREEKHIYEIIGARFSGKQEDYELLQLAIGPLLVQQKHPLLTPLLQEKIGKLQKNIQAASRADSYRARKRVEELEQELCRLERVLKWLSD, from the coding sequence ATGCAACTTACGCCGAGACTTCAGGCCGTTGCCGATATGGTGCCCGCCCAATCAATTGTGGCCGACATAGGTACTGATCATTGTTATATACCAATTTATCTTCACAAACAAAAAATAACATCCCGCCTCATTGCCACTGATAATAAGCCCGGACCATTGGCCGCGGCCCGCAATACACTGGCACTATTTAACCTGGAAAAGATTATAGACTTGCGTTTAGGCGAAGGGCTGGCGCCCCTTGAACCATCTGACGCGGTATCGACTGTAATCATTGCGGGTATGGGTGGCGAGACTATTTGTTCAATTCTAGCTTCCGGACGGCAGCTGCTGACAGAGCATGTATATCTTATTATCCAGCCAATGACGAATAGTCAGGATGTTAGAGTCTGGCTGGCGGAAAATGGTTTCCACTTCGTTCAGGAAGAACTGGTTCGCGAGGAAAAGCATATTTATGAGATTATCGGCGCACGCTTTTCTGGTAAACAGGAAGATTATGAACTCCTGCAACTTGCTATTGGCCCACTGCTGGTACAACAGAAACATCCGTTACTGACACCGTTGCTGCAGGAAAAGATCGGCAAACTGCAGAAAAACATTCAGGCCGCTTCCCGGGCCGATAGCTACCGAGCCCGCAAGCGGGTTGAGGAATTGGAGCAAGAACTGTGCCGCTTAGAAAGGGTGTTAAAATGGCTATCCGATTAG
- the rpoD gene encoding RNA polymerase sigma factor RpoD, translating into MDQQQTKLAERKQELISRGKKRGILTYKEIMDFLQEFDLTSEQIDDYYEQLIAMGIDVVDGEGEEPDLPVIEADDSKDEENEEIDLSLPEGISVNDPVRMYLKEIGRVPLLSADEEISLAQAMAEGDQEAKRKLVEANLRLVVSIAKRYVGRGMLFLDLIQEGNLGLIKAVEKFDYQRGFKFSTYATWWIRQAITRAIADQARTIRIPVHMVETINKLIRISRQLVQELGREPSAEEIAEHMEMSPEKVREILKIAQDPVSLETPIGEEDDSHLGDFIEDQDALAPSDAAAFELLKEQLEDVLHTLTEREEKVLRLRFGLDDGKPRTLEEVGKKFSVTRERIRQIEAKALRKLRHPSRSKRLKDYLE; encoded by the coding sequence ATGGATCAACAGCAAACCAAATTGGCAGAAAGAAAACAGGAACTCATATCCCGCGGCAAAAAGAGGGGTATTTTAACCTATAAAGAAATTATGGATTTTCTGCAAGAATTTGATTTGACAAGTGAACAGATTGATGATTATTATGAGCAGTTAATTGCAATGGGAATTGACGTTGTCGACGGTGAAGGCGAAGAGCCGGATTTGCCGGTGATTGAAGCCGATGACAGCAAAGACGAGGAAAACGAAGAAATTGACCTGTCTTTGCCTGAAGGAATAAGCGTAAACGATCCGGTTCGCATGTACCTAAAAGAAATCGGACGGGTCCCGCTCTTGTCAGCAGATGAAGAGATTTCTCTTGCCCAGGCAATGGCTGAAGGTGATCAGGAAGCGAAACGCAAACTGGTGGAAGCCAATTTACGTCTGGTTGTCAGTATTGCCAAGCGTTATGTCGGGCGCGGCATGCTTTTCTTAGATTTAATCCAGGAAGGAAATCTTGGTCTTATCAAAGCTGTAGAAAAATTTGATTATCAGCGTGGTTTTAAATTCAGCACCTATGCAACTTGGTGGATCCGCCAGGCAATTACCCGGGCCATAGCTGATCAGGCACGCACAATCAGGATACCTGTACACATGGTGGAGACAATTAACAAACTGATTAGGATTTCCCGGCAGTTGGTGCAGGAATTAGGGCGCGAACCATCAGCGGAAGAAATAGCCGAGCACATGGAAATGAGTCCCGAAAAGGTCCGCGAAATCCTCAAGATTGCCCAGGATCCTGTTTCATTGGAAACACCGATTGGCGAAGAAGACGACAGTCATTTGGGCGATTTTATCGAAGATCAAGACGCTTTGGCACCTTCTGACGCAGCGGCGTTTGAATTGCTAAAGGAACAATTAGAAGATGTTTTGCATACGTTGACTGAGCGTGAGGAAAAGGTGTTGCGGCTTCGTTTTGGACTGGATGACGGAAAACCCCGTACATTGGAAGAAGTTGGCAAGAAATTTAGTGTCACCCGCGAACGTATACGTCAAATAGAGGCAAAGGCTCTGCGTAAACTGCGTCATCCCAGTCGCAGCAAGCGCTTAAAAGATTATCTTGAATAG